One window from the genome of Parasteatoda tepidariorum isolate YZ-2023 chromosome 8, CAS_Ptep_4.0, whole genome shotgun sequence encodes:
- the LOC107444216 gene encoding uncharacterized protein, whose protein sequence is MSFITSFVTIFIFLIISTKGEINESQDESTQFDELLKQDHTLVALFTQACCACTDCVEAEVLLGGMSQELEDNLGLLVVRLKSEEMKKRFGIKRLPTLLYTRNNKTAIYSGKFDHEILYAWLQDNIEPATVDLDDSSFEHLTQAATGATTGDWLVIFHDDSCCKNRELMHLETAGVKLKNKVNVASVNILKAPETKERFKINTCPHIILFRHQKLYRFSLPDVNSKTLKRFAESFYKNSKSETVPPPLSMFDKILDKTFEYSKQNPYFVIAFFVLFILSTTLFLIWTIMTPSSHKKSD, encoded by the coding sequence ATGTCATTTATAACTAGTTTTgtaactattttcatatttttaattatttcaacgaAGGGAGAGATCAACGAATCTCAAGATGAATCTACCCAGTTCGACGAACTCTTAAAACAAGATCACACACTTGTCGCTTTATTTACTCAAGCATGTTGTGCTTGTACTGACTGTGTAGAAGCCGAAGTTCTGCTCGGTGGCATGAGTCAAGAATTAGAAGACAACCTTGGTTTACTTGTTGTTAGATTAAAAtctgaagaaatgaaaaaacgTTTTGGTATTAAGCGCTTGCCTACGTTACTATACACAAGAAACAACAAAACAGCTATTTATTCTGGTAAATTTgatcatgaaatattatatgCATGGTTGCAAGACAATATTGAGCCAGCTACAGTGGATTTAGATGATTCATCATTTGAACATCTAACGCAAGCCGCAACCGGTGCAACTACAGGTGATTGGCTGGTGATATTCCACGATGATTCTTGCTGTAAGAATCGAGAGCTTATGCATTTAGAAACAGCTGgtgtaaaacttaaaaacaaggTTAACGTAGCAAGTGTGAATATTCTGAAAGCTCCTGAAACTAAAGAacgtttcaaaataaatacatgtcCACATATCATACTTTTTCGTCATCAAAAACTGTACAGATTTAGTCTTCCTGATGTCAATTCTAAAACATTAAAGAGGTTTGCTgagagtttttataaaaattccaaatctgAAACTGTACCACCTCCATTatcaatgtttgataaaattctaGACAAAACATTTGAATATTCTAAACAAAATCCATATTTTGTAATAgcatttttcgttttatttattttgtctacAACACTTTTCTTAATATGGACCATAATGACACCATCTTCacacaaaaaatctgattaa